gcccctccccctggacactcagccccaccccctgacactcagccccgccccctgacactcagcccctccccctggacactcagcccctccccctggacACTCAGCCCTTGACACAGCCCCAcccctggacactcagccccacccctgacactcagccccaccccctgacactcagccccgccccctgacactcagccccgccccctgacactcagccccacccctgacactcagcccctgacacagccccgccccctgacactcagccccacccctgacactcagccccaccccctgacactcagccccgccccctgacactcagccccgccccctgacactcagccccacccctgacactcagcccctgacactcagcccctccccctggacactcagcccctccccctggacactcagcccttgacacagccccaccccctggacactcagccccgccccctgacacaGCCCCGCCCTcggacactcagccccgccccctgacactcagccccaccccctgacactcagccccgccccctggacactcagcccctccccctggacactcagcccttgacacagccccaccccctggacactcagcccctccccctgacactcagcccctccccctgacactcagcccctccccctggacactcagccccgcccactgacactcagccccgccccctgacactcagccccgcccactgacactcagcccctccccctggacactcagcccctcccctggacactcagcccctcccctggacactcagcccctccccctggacactcagcccctccccctgacactcagcccctccccctggacactcagccccacccctgacactcagccccgccccctgacactcagccccaccccctgacactcagccccgccccctgacactcagcccctcccctggacacagcccctccccctggacactcagccccaccccctgacactcagccccgccccctgacactcagcccctcccctggacacagcccctccccctgacactcagcccctccccctggacactcagccccacccctgacactcagccccgccccctgacactcagcccctcccctggacactcagcccctcccctggacactcagcccctccccctggacactcagccccacccctgacacagccccaccccctggacactcagccccaccccctggacactcagccccaccccctgacactcagccccgccccctgacactcagccccacagtaccccacttggagtactgtgctcagttctggtcgcctcattacaggaaggatgtggaaaagattgaaagggtgcagaggcgatttacaaggatgttgcctggattgagtggcatgccttatgaggataggctgagggagctcggtcttttctccttggagagatgtaggatgagaggagacctaatagaggtgtataagatgttgagaggcatagatcgggtggactctcagaggctttttcccagggtggaaatggctgctacgagaggacacaggtttagggtgctggggggtaggtacaggggaaatgttagggggaagtttttcacacagagggtggtgggcgagtggaatcggctgccgtcagtggtggtggaggcaaactcaatagggtcttttaagagactcctggatgagtacatgggacttaataggatggagggttataggtcggcctagaaggtagggatatgttcggcacaacttgtggggccgaagggcctgttttgtgctgtagtttttctatgtttcttaaaggGAGGGACTCCTCTGCGAGTGGTCAGGTGTTAGTTCTTGGAGGGGGGGGACacacctctgctttataacaccccctcccaggcagtgcacagACCCTGCTCCCGAATATAAACCCTGTTCCCGGTCCATCCCGGGCCGATGGACTGTTTTTTCGGTGATGGAAAAGCAGCGGCcttagaaaaaaaaaatcctttattGAGACGAATTCCCTTTGTGTCAGAGTCTGTCCGCCCGCGGTTCCCTCGGACCCCCGACCGGACCCTCGCCGGGCCGTGGGACCCTCGCTCGGTCTCTCCCGCTCGGTCCGTGGCGTCACCCGGGGGACCCGCTCTCGCCGCCGTCCCCGGACACCCGCTGCTTCCGCCGGgcgctctcctcctcctcctcccgcaGCCCCTCGGGCAGCTCGATCCGCCCACGCTTGGCGTAGTGCCGGATGCGGGACTCCAGACCCTCACAGCGCTCCCGCTCCATCAGCCGCCGGTAATGGCGGGGACGCACCCCCTCCAGCAGTGAGTCCGCCTGGCTGGCCAGGGGGGGCTGATCTCGACCCCAGGCCCTCAGGGGGTCCGGCCCGTCCTCtgcggagagtggggggggggaagagaggatttCATTAGCCGCTGTGTACAACCCCGTACCCAGCCAATCCtcccctcagagagagagagagacagagagagagagagacagagagagagagacagagagagacagagagagagagagagagacagagagagagagagagagagacagagaaagagagagagacagagagagagacagagagagagagatagagagagaaacagagagagagagacagagagagagacagagagagagacagagagagagacagagagagagagagacacagagagacagagagagagacagagagagagacagagagagagacagagagagagacagagagagagagacagagagagagagacagagtgagagacagagagagagagacagagagagagacagagagagagagacagagagagagagacagagagagagacacagagtgagagacacagagtgagagacacagagtgagagacagagagagagagcgagagagacagtgagagagacagagagagagagagacagagagagagagagacagagagagagagacagagagagagagacagagagagagacacagagtgagagacacagagtgagagacacagagtgagagacacagagtgagagacagagagagacagagagagagacagtcagagagagagagacagagagagagagagacagagagagagagacagagagagagagacagagaccgagagagagagagaccgagagagagagagacagggagagagagagagaccgagagagagagactgagagagagagacagagagagagagactgagagagagagaccgagagagaccgagagagagagacagagagagagagagaccgagagagagagactgagagagagagaccgagagagaccgagagagagagacagagagagagagagaccgagagagagagacagagggacagggagagagagacagagggacagggagagagagagacagagagagagagagacagggagagagagagagaccgagagagagagactgagagagagagacagagagagagagactgagagagagagaccgagagagaccgagagagagagacagagagagagagagaccgagagagagagactgagagagagagaccgagagagaccgagagagagagacagagagagagagagaccgagagagagagacagagggacagggagagagagacagagggacagggagagagaggtcaTAGATATCAAACAGGTCAAACCCTCGCTCCCCCGCCCTGCCTCAGACAGGTGCAGgaggcagaataatgtggataaatgtgaggttatccactgtggcagcaataacaggaaggcagattattccctgaatgggtgtgaattgagagagggTGGATTCTCAGTGGGACCTTGGAGTCctggtgcatcagtcgctgagagtaagcgcgcaggtacagcgggCAGTGAAGAGGGAAATGGTGTGTAggccttcagagcgagaggattggagtttagggatagggaggttttgctgcaattgtacagggcgttggtgaggccacacctggagtattgtgggcagttctggtctccttatctgaggaaagatgtccttgctatagagggagcgcagcgagggtttcccaggctgattcctgggatggcaggtctgtcacatgaggagagactgagtgggtgaggattatattctgTTCccacccagggtggaagtgtcaatgacacggagggggcacaggttcaaggtgagaggggggaaagtgtaagggagatgtgcgggggaagtttttcacacagagagtggtgggtgtctggaacgggctgccggggaggtggtggaagcggggacattagaaggttatctccaattgcaacgggatcttgatcagttgggccagtgggctgacgaatggcagatggggtttaatttggacaaatgcgaggtgatgcattttggtagattgaaccagggcaggacttactcagttaatggtagggcgttggggagagttacagaacaaagagatctcgggggtacaggttcatagctccttgaaagtggagtcacaggtggacagagtggtgaagaaggcattcggcacgcttggtttcatcggtcagaacattgagtacaggagttgggacgtcttgttgaagttgtataagacattggtaaggccacgcttggaatcctgtgtacagttctggtcaccctattatagaaaggatattattaaactagaaagagtgcaggaaagatttactaggatgctaccgggacttgatggtttgagttataaggaggggctggatagactgggacttttttctctggagcgtaggaggctgaggggtgaccttatcgaggtctataaaataatgaggggcacagatcagcgagatagtcaatatcttttcccaaaggggaaaagatattgggcagcacggtagcacagtggttagcactgctgcttcacagctccagggttcgattcccggctcgggtcactgtctgtgtggagtttgcacattctcctcgtgtctgcgtgggtttcctccgggtgctccggtttcctcccacagtccaaagatgtgcgggttagggttgattggccgtgcgaaaaattgccccttagtgtcctgagatgtgcaggttggagggattagtgggtaaaatatgtgggggtagggcctgggtgggattgtggtcggtgcagactcgatgggccgaatggcctcc
The window above is part of the Mustelus asterias unplaced genomic scaffold, sMusAst1.hap1.1 HAP1_SCAFFOLD_4002, whole genome shotgun sequence genome. Proteins encoded here:
- the LOC144490903 gene encoding tRNA pseudouridine(38/39) synthase-like; the protein is MAVDYPLVLYDCAYENLQWVFDSDAHAFNVTHLQAMWTQQAVKSQLLYSFLQGLGQAPHEHRAEDGPDPLRAWGRDQPPLASQADSLLEGVRPRHYRRLMERERCEGLESRIRHYAKRGRIELPEGLREEEEESARRKQRVSGDGGESGSPG